In Clostridium swellfunianum, a genomic segment contains:
- a CDS encoding beta-class carbonic anhydrase, giving the protein MSKLQEILDFNKSFVEDKEYDKYITSKEPNKKLVVLSCMDTRLTELLPKALNLKNGDAKFVKNAGASIMHPFGSIIRSIVVAVYEFEADEVLVIGHHGCGMSNLNVDKTIEKIISRGVSKDVITTLNNAGIDIKKWLHGFDSVEESIKESVGLIKNHPLIPKDLIVHGLIIDPKTGKLEIVVNGYK; this is encoded by the coding sequence CTACAAGAAATCCTAGATTTTAATAAGTCTTTTGTTGAAGACAAAGAATACGATAAATACATAACTTCAAAGGAACCAAACAAGAAGTTGGTTGTCTTATCCTGTATGGATACTAGATTAACCGAGCTTCTACCAAAGGCACTAAATCTTAAAAATGGAGATGCTAAATTTGTTAAAAATGCCGGAGCTTCTATAATGCATCCCTTTGGAAGTATTATAAGAAGTATTGTTGTTGCAGTTTATGAATTTGAAGCAGATGAGGTTTTAGTAATTGGCCATCACGGCTGCGGCATGAGCAACTTAAATGTAGATAAAACTATAGAAAAAATAATCTCCAGAGGTGTATCAAAAGATGTTATAACAACCTTAAATAATGCAGGTATAGATATAAAGAAATGGCTGCATGGTTTTGATTCTGTTGAAGAATCTATAAAAGAAAGTGTAGGTTTAATTAAAAACCATCCACTTATTCCAAAGGATTTAATAGTTCATGGCTTAATAATAGATCCCAAAACAGGAAAGCTTGAAATTGTAGTTAATGGATACAAATAA